A genomic window from Aquitalea aquatilis includes:
- a CDS encoding type VI secretion system Vgr family protein, which translates to MDFSALLASFAAAFSQHQRLLTLQLDGGQIAAEQLLPHTLDGSEGVSEAYRYQLTCLSPDGNIELKSLLGVAARLGVLDAAGSEVVRCGVVSRAELLGSDGGFAKYGLTIEPPFALLRLRRTSRVFQDLSVPDIVKQILAEHQANNPVFAQVQTLEFHTATASPRSYCLQYRESDFDFIVRLLHEEGYAWRFEHVDGEHPQVKLVVFDDAYSLPPAASERVRFHRSDATEEEDGLTDWSTARQVVSGNVALASFDYQPVSTQHTGDQTRIQQGRSGDALQSTLQDYDPQSLYYASDAEQLSQYAQLRQQAHDVQAKQFSGSGSVRSLLAGQWFRLDEHPAHEADSSEQREFVVTGQTFRANNNLPGDLASSLRGLLGNDNAADSQNSSPFQTTITAQRRGIPLTPAYAHSTQAKPTSKGVQTATVVGPAGEEVHTDELGRIKVQFHWQRADEHPSIGAKLDDTSSCWLRVAMPSAGAGWGHQFIPRIGQEVLVDFIEGDIDRPVIVGVLYNGSHATPAFSGAGALPANKTLSGIKSKEHQGGQYNELLFDDTPGEVRAKLSSEPGKTQLNQGFLTHPRSNGKAQPRGDGFELRTDQHGAIRAAHGLLLSTEAQNGAGGKQLARDHAQSQLDAALSLSQSLAEVATGQLADTMETGPDGIQPDNSKDSKKDSGHLQHHAAAVKAWEAGSNTDKDGKTAKDQAGQQPLLILSAPAGIASLTEQSQTLSAGSNLNFIAQRDSNETTGRRWLHNVGQHISLFVAGVKDQIALKLIAAKGKVQVQAQSDAMELTADKDLTITSAKGKVTIAASQEILLTSGGGYIRLKGGNIEVHCPSVVSVKGASHSLSGPASLSTPTPTFAKPGTGNLQVLHEFANGYSMNQGKFVVTDALGIKHKGVLDEAGKAIVHGLPLGAAQVEFLGRPHQDKADIFPFVEQPEAALQQMGEAVKGKAMQELGSTLGSVSPQLTNAVGQVSAMASQAQQALALARNPQSAIPALKGQAKDALMGKAQDALPTMPKF; encoded by the coding sequence ATGGACTTTTCCGCTCTGCTCGCCAGCTTCGCCGCCGCCTTTTCCCAGCACCAGCGTCTGCTTACCTTGCAGCTGGATGGCGGGCAGATCGCCGCCGAGCAGCTGTTGCCGCACACGCTGGATGGCAGCGAGGGCGTGTCGGAAGCCTATCGCTATCAGCTCACCTGTCTGTCACCCGACGGCAATATCGAACTCAAGTCGTTGTTGGGCGTCGCCGCCCGTCTCGGCGTGCTGGATGCCGCTGGCAGCGAGGTGGTGCGTTGTGGCGTGGTGTCGCGCGCCGAGCTATTAGGCTCTGATGGCGGTTTTGCCAAGTATGGCCTCACCATCGAGCCACCGTTTGCCCTGCTGCGCCTGCGTCGCACCTCGCGGGTGTTTCAGGACCTGTCCGTCCCCGACATCGTCAAACAAATCCTGGCTGAACATCAGGCCAATAATCCGGTGTTTGCCCAGGTGCAGACGCTGGAATTCCACACCGCCACGGCCAGCCCGCGCAGTTACTGTCTGCAATATCGCGAGAGCGATTTCGACTTCATCGTGCGGCTGTTGCACGAAGAAGGTTATGCCTGGCGTTTCGAGCATGTCGATGGCGAGCATCCGCAGGTCAAGCTGGTGGTGTTCGACGACGCTTACAGCCTGCCGCCGGCGGCCAGCGAGCGGGTGCGCTTTCACCGCAGCGATGCAACAGAAGAAGAAGACGGCCTCACCGATTGGAGCACCGCCCGCCAGGTGGTATCGGGCAATGTGGCACTGGCCAGTTTCGATTACCAGCCGGTGAGCACCCAGCATACCGGCGACCAGACCCGCATTCAGCAAGGCCGCAGTGGTGATGCCTTGCAATCCACCTTGCAGGATTACGACCCGCAGTCGCTGTACTACGCCAGCGATGCCGAGCAGCTCAGCCAGTATGCCCAGCTGCGCCAGCAGGCGCACGATGTGCAGGCCAAACAATTTAGCGGCAGTGGTTCGGTACGCAGCCTGCTCGCTGGCCAATGGTTCCGCCTGGACGAGCACCCAGCACACGAAGCCGACAGCAGCGAGCAGCGCGAATTCGTCGTCACCGGCCAAACCTTCCGTGCCAACAACAATCTGCCGGGTGATCTGGCCAGCAGCCTGCGTGGCTTGCTGGGCAATGACAACGCTGCCGATTCGCAGAACAGCAGCCCTTTCCAGACCACCATCACCGCCCAGCGTCGCGGCATCCCGCTTACCCCGGCCTATGCCCACAGCACGCAGGCCAAGCCGACCTCCAAAGGGGTGCAAACCGCTACCGTGGTCGGCCCGGCGGGCGAAGAAGTGCATACCGACGAACTGGGCCGTATCAAGGTGCAGTTCCATTGGCAGCGCGCAGACGAACACCCGAGCATCGGTGCCAAGCTCGACGACACCTCCTCCTGCTGGCTGCGCGTGGCCATGCCCAGCGCCGGCGCGGGCTGGGGTCACCAGTTCATCCCGCGCATCGGTCAGGAAGTGCTGGTCGACTTTATCGAAGGCGATATCGACCGCCCGGTCATCGTCGGTGTGCTGTACAACGGCAGCCACGCCACCCCGGCCTTTAGCGGCGCGGGAGCCTTGCCGGCCAACAAGACGCTGTCCGGCATCAAATCCAAGGAGCACCAGGGCGGCCAGTACAACGAGCTGCTGTTCGACGACACCCCCGGCGAAGTGCGCGCCAAGCTGTCCAGCGAACCGGGCAAAACCCAGCTCAACCAGGGCTTCCTCACCCATCCGCGCAGCAATGGCAAAGCCCAGCCGCGTGGCGACGGCTTCGAGCTGCGCACCGACCAGCACGGTGCCATCCGCGCTGCACACGGCCTACTGCTCAGCACCGAAGCGCAAAACGGCGCTGGCGGCAAACAACTGGCGCGCGACCATGCACAAAGCCAGCTCGACGCCGCGCTCAGCCTCAGCCAAAGCCTGGCGGAAGTGGCCACCGGCCAACTGGCCGATACCATGGAAACCGGGCCGGACGGCATCCAGCCGGACAACAGCAAAGACAGCAAGAAAGACAGCGGCCACCTGCAACACCACGCCGCCGCCGTCAAAGCATGGGAAGCCGGTAGCAACACCGACAAGGACGGCAAGACGGCAAAAGACCAGGCCGGCCAGCAACCCTTGCTCATCCTGTCCGCCCCGGCCGGCATCGCCAGCCTCACCGAACAAAGCCAGACCCTCTCTGCCGGCAGCAACCTCAACTTCATCGCCCAGCGCGACAGCAACGAAACCACCGGTCGCCGCTGGCTGCACAACGTCGGCCAGCACATCAGCCTGTTTGTGGCGGGGGTGAAAGACCAGATCGCGCTGAAACTGATTGCGGCAAAGGGCAAGGTGCAGGTGCAGGCGCAGAGTGATGCGATGGAACTGACGGCGGACAAGGACCTGACCATTACCTCGGCCAAGGGCAAGGTCACCATTGCCGCCAGCCAGGAAATCCTGCTGACCAGCGGCGGCGGCTATATCCGGCTGAAAGGCGGCAACATCGAAGTGCATTGCCCCAGCGTGGTGAGCGTGAAAGGCGCCAGCCATAGCCTGTCCGGGCCGGCCAGTCTCAGTACGCCGACGCCAACCTTTGCCAAGCCCGGCACTGGCAACCTGCAGGTGCTACACGAATTTGCCAATGGCTACTCAATGAATCAGGGCAAGTTTGTGGTAACTGATGCGCTAGGCATCAAACACAAGGGGGTGTTGGACGAGGCCGGCAAGGCGATTGTGCATGGTTTGCCTCTTGGTGCGGCACAGGTCGAGTTTCTGGGGCGGCCGCATCAGGACAAAGCCGACATCTTCCCCTTTGTGGAGCAGCCGGAAGCCGCCTTGCAACAAATGGGCGAGGCAGTAAAAGGCAAAGCCATGCAAGAGCTGGGCAGCACCCTGGGTAGCGTCAGCCCACAACTTACCAATGCCGTGGGGCAGGTAAGCGCAATGGCCAGCCAGGCCCAGCAAGCCCTTGCTCTGGCGCGCAATCCGCAAAGCGCCATACCTGCGCTAAAAGGGCAGGCGAAGGACGCATTGATGGGCAAGGCCCAGGATGCACTGCCCACCATGCCCAAGTTTTGA
- the alr gene encoding alanine racemase, giving the protein MRPLIASIRLENLRHNYLLARQLAGGPTLAVIKANAYGHGALRCAQALADVADGFAVACLEEAIQLREGGVTLPIVLLEGVFEAAELADVEAHDLWCVVQSPQQLDVVLQANPAKPYTVWLKMDSGMHRAGFFPQDYAAAHCKLMASGKVGKIVKMSHFARADEPQLSATQAQLEAFDSVCRYLPGEESIANSAGILCHERAHRQWNRAGIMLYGASPLPAGFEQGAALKPVMRLTSQVFGVRELAAGEPVGYGASFVAERPTRVGLIACGYADGYPRLASTGSPVAIDGLRSRVIGRVSMDMMTVDLTDLPQAGIGSEVELWGDTVHINEVAAQAGTISYEVLCNVKRAHFQYC; this is encoded by the coding sequence ATGCGCCCGCTGATTGCCAGCATCCGTCTGGAAAACCTGCGTCATAACTATCTGCTGGCCAGGCAACTGGCCGGTGGTCCGACCCTGGCCGTGATCAAGGCCAATGCCTATGGCCACGGTGCGCTGCGCTGTGCCCAGGCACTGGCCGATGTGGCCGACGGTTTTGCCGTGGCCTGTCTGGAAGAAGCCATCCAGCTGCGCGAAGGTGGAGTGACCCTGCCCATCGTGCTGCTGGAGGGTGTGTTCGAAGCGGCCGAGCTGGCTGATGTCGAAGCGCATGACCTGTGGTGCGTGGTGCAAAGCCCGCAGCAGCTGGACGTGGTGCTGCAGGCCAATCCGGCCAAGCCTTACACCGTGTGGCTGAAGATGGATTCCGGCATGCATCGCGCCGGATTCTTCCCGCAGGATTACGCCGCCGCGCACTGCAAGCTGATGGCCAGCGGCAAGGTGGGCAAAATCGTCAAGATGAGCCACTTCGCCCGTGCCGACGAGCCGCAGCTGTCTGCCACCCAGGCCCAGCTGGAAGCCTTTGATAGTGTTTGCCGCTATCTGCCGGGTGAGGAAAGCATTGCCAACTCCGCCGGCATCCTCTGCCATGAGCGCGCCCATCGCCAATGGAATCGCGCCGGCATCATGCTGTATGGCGCTTCGCCGCTGCCTGCCGGTTTCGAGCAGGGCGCAGCGCTGAAGCCGGTGATGCGGCTTACCTCACAGGTATTTGGTGTGCGTGAGCTGGCGGCTGGCGAGCCGGTAGGCTACGGTGCCAGTTTTGTGGCCGAGCGTCCTACCCGTGTGGGGCTGATCGCCTGCGGTTATGCCGATGGCTACCCGCGCCTGGCGTCTACCGGCAGCCCGGTGGCCATCGATGGCCTGCGTTCGCGCGTGATTGGCCGGGTGTCGATGGACATGATGACGGTGGACCTGACCGACCTGCCGCAAGCCGGCATCGGCAGCGAAGTCGAGCTATGGGGCGACACCGTACATATCAACGAAGTGGCGGCCCAGGCCGGCACCATCTCCTATGAAGTGCTGTGCAATGTGAAGCGTGCCCATTTCCAGTACTGCTGA
- a CDS encoding D-amino acid dehydrogenase — translation MKVIVLGGGVVGVSTAWYLAKAGVEVTVLERQEGVALETSFGNAGQISPGYSAPWAAPGIPAKAVKWMFQRHAPLAIQPDGSVYQLQWIAKMLANCNEQSYALNKSRMMRLAEYSRDMIKELRAETGLDYEGRQGGTLQLFRSQAQVEGMAKDIAVLKECGVDFNVLDPDGCARVEPALAKVKHKLTGGLQLPNDETGDCNLFTSRLADLAAAKGVKFRFGVNISAIETHNGRISGVRIGDEMLTADHYVVALGSYSRDLLQNLGIDIPVYPVKGYSLTVPITNAAMAPVSTILDETYKVAITRFNDRIRVGGMAELAGYNLDLNPRRRETLEMVVGDLYPDGGDIPAATFWTGLRPMTPDGTPIIGGTRFANLSLNTGHGTLGWTMSAGSGKVLADQIVGVQPDISVDGLSIQRYAKRGEKLVVPMHSSTAVAGA, via the coding sequence ATGAAGGTAATCGTACTGGGTGGCGGCGTAGTAGGTGTGTCTACTGCATGGTATCTGGCCAAGGCCGGCGTTGAAGTCACGGTGCTGGAGCGCCAGGAAGGTGTTGCGCTGGAAACCAGCTTTGGCAATGCCGGCCAGATTTCCCCTGGCTATTCCGCCCCCTGGGCTGCGCCTGGCATCCCGGCCAAGGCGGTCAAGTGGATGTTCCAGCGTCACGCCCCTCTTGCCATCCAGCCGGATGGCAGCGTTTACCAGTTGCAGTGGATTGCCAAGATGCTGGCCAACTGCAACGAACAATCCTATGCCCTCAACAAAAGCCGCATGATGCGCCTGGCTGAATACAGCCGCGACATGATCAAGGAGCTGCGTGCCGAAACCGGCCTGGATTACGAAGGTCGCCAAGGCGGTACCCTGCAGCTGTTCCGTTCGCAAGCCCAGGTGGAAGGCATGGCCAAGGACATCGCCGTGCTAAAAGAGTGCGGTGTGGACTTCAATGTGCTGGACCCGGACGGCTGTGCCCGTGTCGAGCCGGCGCTGGCCAAGGTCAAGCACAAGCTGACCGGCGGCCTGCAACTGCCGAACGACGAAACCGGCGATTGCAATCTGTTTACCAGCCGTCTGGCGGATCTTGCTGCGGCCAAGGGCGTGAAATTCCGCTTTGGCGTGAATATTTCCGCTATCGAAACCCATAACGGCCGCATTAGCGGTGTGCGCATCGGCGACGAAATGCTGACTGCCGACCACTACGTGGTGGCGCTGGGCAGCTACTCGCGCGATCTGCTGCAAAACCTGGGCATCGACATTCCGGTGTACCCGGTCAAGGGCTATTCGCTGACCGTGCCGATCACCAATGCCGCCATGGCACCGGTATCCACCATTCTGGACGAGACCTACAAGGTGGCCATTACCCGCTTCAACGACCGCATCCGCGTGGGCGGCATGGCCGAGCTGGCTGGCTACAATCTGGACCTCAATCCACGCCGTCGCGAAACCCTGGAAATGGTGGTGGGCGACCTCTACCCGGATGGTGGCGATATTCCCGCAGCCACCTTCTGGACCGGCCTACGCCCGATGACCCCGGATGGCACGCCCATCATCGGCGGCACCCGCTTTGCCAACCTGTCGCTCAATACCGGTCACGGTACGCTGGGCTGGACGATGAGTGCAGGCTCCGGCAAGGTGCTGGCCGACCAGATCGTCGGCGTACAGCCGGACATCAGCGTGGATGGCCTGTCCATCCAACGTTATGCCAAACGCGGCGAAAAGCTGGTGGTACCAATGCACAGCAGCACCGCCGTAGCCGGAGCCTGA
- a CDS encoding Lrp/AsnC ligand binding domain-containing protein — translation MKVKHTHERELDKIDLKILKWLQKNGRIAMTELAEKVGLSTTPCTERVRRLERDGVIEGYYARLNPHAMGASLLVFVEIKLSAKSGNIFDAFRREIQNIPEILECHLVSGEYDYLIKARIPDMSMYRKLLGEILLQLPNANESRSYVVMEEVKETHMLALPE, via the coding sequence ATGAAAGTAAAACACACCCACGAGCGCGAGCTGGACAAGATCGATCTTAAGATATTGAAATGGCTGCAAAAAAACGGCCGCATTGCCATGACCGAGCTGGCGGAAAAGGTGGGCCTGTCCACCACGCCCTGTACGGAAAGAGTGCGCCGGCTGGAACGCGACGGGGTGATCGAGGGCTATTACGCCCGCCTCAATCCCCATGCCATGGGCGCATCGCTGCTGGTATTCGTGGAGATCAAGCTGTCGGCCAAGTCTGGCAATATCTTCGACGCCTTCCGCCGCGAAATCCAGAACATCCCGGAAATCCTCGAATGCCACCTGGTATCCGGCGAATACGACTACCTGATCAAGGCACGCATCCCCGACATGTCGATGTACCGCAAGCTGCTGGGGGAAATCCTGCTGCAACTGCCCAATGCCAATGAATCGCGCAGCTATGTGGTGATGGAAGAAGTGAAGGAAACCCATATGCTGGCGCTGCCGGAATGA
- a CDS encoding methyl-accepting chemotaxis protein, producing the protein MKSVSELVSHTADNLTSLGKQSETIGQIVSVIKDIADQTNLLALNAAIEAARAGEMGRGFAVVADEVRKLAERTTKATQEIGSMIRDIQQEVNTSIHSMDSGRLQVKSTEQDFSNAENAIVAIVDEIHQMRNFVVEIANAAEEQAATAQDISDKLSEIARH; encoded by the coding sequence ATGAAATCGGTGAGCGAACTGGTAAGCCACACCGCTGACAATCTGACATCGCTGGGCAAACAATCGGAAACCATTGGCCAGATTGTCAGCGTGATCAAGGATATTGCCGATCAGACCAATCTGCTGGCGCTAAACGCCGCCATCGAAGCGGCACGCGCCGGCGAAATGGGCCGTGGCTTTGCCGTGGTGGCCGATGAAGTACGCAAACTGGCCGAGCGCACTACCAAGGCCACCCAGGAAATCGGCAGCATGATTCGCGACATCCAGCAGGAGGTCAACACCAGCATCCACTCGATGGACAGCGGCCGCCTGCAGGTAAAATCCACCGAACAGGACTTCAGCAATGCCGAAAACGCCATCGTGGCCATTGTCGATGAGATCCACCAGATGAGGAATTTCGTGGTCGAAATCGCCAATGCAGCAGAAGAGCAGGCTGCCACCGCGCAGGACATCAGCGACAAGCTGAGTGAAATCGCCAGGCACTGA
- a CDS encoding YbaK/EbsC family protein has translation MSLQSVRDFFAARNLDIPIIELEVSTATVALAAEAHGVEPGRIAKTLSFRLNSGEVIILVTRGDARIDNRKFKEAFGKGKMLALEEVVALTGHPVGGVCPFGLAQPLPVYLDRSLQDFDEVLPAAGAIHSAVRISPALMADITAGSWVDVCQPVAELAS, from the coding sequence ATGAGCCTGCAATCCGTTCGCGATTTCTTCGCCGCCCGCAATCTGGATATCCCCATCATCGAACTGGAAGTCAGCACCGCCACCGTGGCGCTGGCCGCCGAAGCCCACGGCGTGGAGCCGGGGCGCATCGCCAAGACCCTGTCCTTCCGCCTGAACAGCGGCGAGGTCATCATTCTGGTCACCCGTGGCGATGCCCGCATCGACAACCGCAAATTCAAGGAAGCCTTTGGCAAGGGCAAGATGCTGGCACTGGAAGAGGTCGTCGCGCTGACCGGCCACCCGGTGGGCGGGGTCTGCCCCTTTGGTTTGGCGCAGCCGCTGCCGGTATATCTGGATCGTTCTTTGCAGGATTTCGACGAAGTACTTCCCGCCGCCGGTGCCATTCACAGCGCGGTGCGCATCAGCCCGGCACTGATGGCCGACATCACCGCTGGCAGCTGGGTAGATGTATGCCAGCCGGTCGCCGAGCTGGCCAGTTAG
- a CDS encoding ABC transporter ATP-binding protein — MLQLDGVCKRFGHKLVADQLSLTLEAGEVLALLGPSGCGKSSLLKMIAGLEQPDGGRLSFAGEDLAGVAAEARRFALMFQDFALFPHLDVLGNVCFGLIEHGVARAVARQQALACLQQLGLAGMEARKVWTLSGGEQQRVALARALVTRPRLLLLDEPFSSLDADLRRQLQQEFRQQLQQAAIPALLVTHDREEAFALADRVAVLREGRIVQCATPAQLLAAPATPWLARFIGYENVLAEGVVPEQALRLGPEQPATAVRRIIQLADGVRVTVASADGELTLTLSAREVQQYAAGLNIGSLLHVGIDRAAMLPYSAAC; from the coding sequence ATGTTGCAACTGGATGGCGTATGCAAGCGTTTTGGCCACAAGCTGGTGGCCGACCAGCTCAGCCTGACCCTGGAGGCCGGCGAAGTGCTGGCCTTGCTGGGGCCATCGGGCTGCGGCAAAAGCAGTTTGCTGAAAATGATTGCCGGGCTGGAGCAGCCTGATGGCGGCCGCCTGTCGTTTGCTGGTGAAGACCTGGCCGGCGTGGCGGCCGAGGCAAGGCGTTTTGCGCTGATGTTTCAGGACTTTGCCCTGTTTCCGCATCTGGATGTGCTGGGCAATGTCTGCTTCGGCCTGATCGAGCATGGGGTAGCGCGAGCGGTGGCCCGGCAGCAGGCGCTGGCCTGCCTGCAGCAACTGGGGCTGGCCGGCATGGAGGCGCGCAAGGTGTGGACGCTCTCCGGCGGCGAACAGCAGCGGGTGGCGCTGGCGCGGGCCTTGGTCACCCGGCCACGGCTGTTGCTGCTGGATGAGCCGTTTTCCAGTCTGGATGCGGATTTACGCCGGCAGTTGCAGCAGGAATTCCGCCAGCAGTTACAGCAGGCGGCCATTCCGGCGCTGTTGGTCACCCACGATAGGGAAGAAGCATTCGCCCTGGCCGACCGGGTAGCGGTGCTGCGGGAGGGGCGCATTGTCCAGTGCGCCACCCCGGCTCAACTGCTGGCGGCACCGGCCACGCCCTGGCTGGCGCGCTTTATCGGTTACGAAAACGTGCTGGCGGAGGGCGTGGTGCCAGAGCAGGCCTTGCGGCTGGGGCCGGAGCAGCCGGCGACGGCGGTGCGGCGCATCATCCAGCTGGCGGACGGCGTGCGGGTGACGGTGGCCAGTGCGGATGGCGAGCTGACGCTGACCCTGTCTGCGCGCGAAGTGCAGCAGTATGCGGCCGGGCTGAATATCGGCAGCCTGTTGCATGTCGGTATCGACCGTGCCGCCATGCTGCCTTATTCCGCAGCCTGCTGA
- a CDS encoding ABC transporter permease, which produces MSERGRRAGLALLPLAFLLLMSILPLLRLLQEGQGAVSADLFADRYLQWRVLWSLLQAAASCVAALLIGLPIAWCLARYRFPGRSLSLRLLMLPFVMPTLVAAMGVLALFGPQGLLGVNLQDTPWLLLYGNLFFNLPLVIRAACEGLAQIPASRLAAARTLGATPWRVFWRVEWPAVRPWLLSALCLVFLYCFSGFGLALLLGGQRYATVEVEIYQLVSYELNLADAGALALLMLLVTGAVAMLYAWLERRLAAPLKVDPVLPRRPQGLEWLQLAAALALLLLFAGLPLLAVLWRAMQALAASGFSLLHDEEVLLALGNSARFSAMAVLLAAVLGWLHALAARGSLCLRALAFLPFVVSPVCVAFGLLLLYPQWSASLPLLLASYALLAYPFVARSLAGALDSLPRHWPQAARSLGASPLRVFARIEWPLLRPAFRRGLAFAAATALGEFAVTLFLSRPEWLTLTTLIYQRLGRPGADNAASAMLLACLLMLLALLAFLMIEWPSAAERQLRKES; this is translated from the coding sequence ATGTCTGAGCGCGGCCGTCGTGCAGGGCTGGCGTTATTGCCGCTGGCCTTTTTGCTGCTGATGTCCATCCTGCCCTTGCTGCGTTTGTTGCAGGAAGGGCAGGGCGCGGTGTCCGCCGACCTGTTTGCCGACCGCTATCTGCAATGGCGCGTGCTGTGGTCCTTGCTGCAGGCCGCTGCCAGCTGTGTGGCCGCCTTACTGATCGGCCTGCCGATTGCCTGGTGTCTGGCGCGCTATCGTTTTCCTGGCCGCAGCCTCAGCCTGCGCCTGCTGATGCTGCCCTTTGTCATGCCCACCCTGGTGGCGGCCATGGGCGTGCTGGCGCTGTTCGGGCCGCAGGGCTTGCTGGGGGTGAATCTGCAGGACACGCCCTGGCTATTGCTGTATGGCAATCTGTTTTTCAATCTGCCGTTGGTGATCCGCGCCGCCTGCGAAGGGCTGGCGCAGATACCGGCCAGCCGGCTGGCTGCCGCCCGCACGCTGGGTGCCACGCCATGGCGGGTGTTCTGGCGGGTGGAATGGCCGGCGGTGCGGCCCTGGTTGTTGTCCGCCTTGTGCCTGGTATTCCTGTATTGCTTCTCTGGCTTCGGATTGGCGCTGCTGCTGGGTGGGCAGCGCTATGCCACGGTGGAGGTAGAGATCTATCAGCTGGTGTCCTACGAACTGAACCTGGCCGATGCCGGCGCACTGGCGCTGTTGATGCTGCTGGTGACCGGGGCGGTGGCCATGCTGTATGCCTGGCTGGAGCGCCGTCTGGCTGCGCCGCTAAAGGTGGACCCGGTGCTGCCGCGCCGTCCGCAGGGTCTGGAGTGGCTGCAACTGGCGGCGGCGCTGGCCTTGTTGCTGCTGTTTGCCGGCCTGCCTCTGCTGGCGGTGCTGTGGCGCGCCATGCAGGCGCTGGCTGCTTCCGGTTTCAGCCTGCTGCACGACGAGGAAGTGCTGCTGGCACTGGGCAACTCGGCCCGTTTCAGTGCCATGGCCGTGCTGCTGGCTGCGGTGCTGGGCTGGCTGCATGCCCTGGCGGCGCGCGGTAGCTTGTGCTTGCGGGCACTGGCCTTTCTTCCTTTCGTGGTGTCGCCAGTGTGCGTGGCGTTTGGCCTGTTGCTGCTCTACCCGCAGTGGAGCGCCAGTCTGCCCCTGCTGCTGGCCAGCTATGCCTTGCTGGCCTATCCCTTTGTGGCGCGCAGCCTGGCTGGTGCGCTGGACAGCCTGCCACGTCACTGGCCGCAGGCCGCACGCAGTCTGGGGGCCAGCCCCTTGCGGGTGTTTGCCCGTATCGAATGGCCTTTGCTGCGGCCGGCCTTCCGCCGTGGCTTGGCCTTTGCTGCGGCTACCGCATTGGGTGAATTTGCCGTGACGCTGTTTTTGTCGCGGCCGGAATGGCTGACCCTGACCACGCTGATCTACCAGCGGCTGGGCCGGCCAGGGGCCGACAATGCCGCCAGCGCCATGCTGCTGGCCTGTCTGTTGATGTTGCTGGCGCTGCTGGCTTTTCTGATGATCGAATGGCCGTCTGCCGCCGAACGGCAGTTGCGCAAGGAGTCCTGA
- a CDS encoding GNAT family N-acetyltransferase — protein MPTASTVPDILSPRLILRHLTPAMLQASMEARLAEAARWLGAPLPISWLEEAAVMSLRLEQMENEPEYAPWSMRAMLRREDGQLVGHINFHTCPGHAYLRGRGDVELGYTVLPAFRRQGYATEALLACAGWAVETAGVKRFVLSISPDNLPSQALAASLGFQWLERVDDPEDGPEDVLVADWPFTRQRHV, from the coding sequence ATGCCCACCGCGAGCACGGTTCCTGACATCCTCAGCCCGCGGCTGATCCTGCGTCACCTGACGCCTGCCATGCTGCAGGCCAGCATGGAAGCGCGGCTGGCCGAGGCGGCGCGCTGGCTGGGTGCCCCCTTGCCCATCAGCTGGCTGGAAGAAGCGGCGGTGATGTCGCTGCGGCTGGAACAAATGGAAAACGAGCCGGAGTATGCGCCGTGGTCGATGCGCGCCATGCTGCGGCGGGAGGATGGCCAACTAGTGGGCCATATCAATTTCCATACCTGTCCCGGTCATGCCTATCTGCGGGGGCGTGGTGATGTCGAGCTGGGCTATACCGTGCTGCCGGCTTTCCGGCGCCAGGGTTATGCCACCGAGGCGCTGCTGGCCTGCGCCGGCTGGGCGGTGGAAACCGCCGGGGTGAAGCGCTTTGTGCTGTCCATCAGCCCGGATAATCTGCCCTCGCAGGCGCTGGCCGCCAGCCTGGGTTTCCAATGGCTGGAACGGGTGGACGACCCGGAAGACGGTCCGGAAGACGTGCTGGTTGCCGACTGGCCTTTTACCCGGCAGCGCCATGTCTGA